DNA sequence from the Alteribacter lacisalsi genome:
GACAGCTGAAAACCAATCTGATCTGGAGGATGAGAACATGATTAAAAAACAAGATGAAATTATTCATGAACTGAAAGTGAAACCGGAAATTGATCTGGAAGAGGAAAAGCGCAAGCGGATTGATTTCCTGAAGGCCTACACGAAAAAGTCAGGTACAAAGGGATATGTACTCGGCATCAGCGGGGGACAGGATTCATCGCTTCTTGGCAAGCTCATTCAGCTCGCCATGTCTGAACTGAATGAAGAGGAATCCACAGACCGCTATACGTTTTATGCCGTCCGCCTGCCGCACGGCACCCAGATGGATGAGGACGACGCCCAGTTGGCGCTGGACTTTATCAAACCGTACAACGTAAAAGCGGTGAACATTAAGCCGGCAGTAGTTGCCTCTTTTGAACAGTTTAAGGAAGCAACAGGGGAAGAAATGAGTGACTTTGTGAAGGGCAATACGAAAGCTCGTGAACGTATGAAAGTTCAGTACGACCTGGCCGCCCATTACAGTTGTCTCGTTGCAGGTACGGATCATGCTGCTGAAGCCGTGACCGGTTTTTACACAAAGTTCGGGGACGGCGCCTGTGACGTGGCACCGTTGTTCGGATTGTCCAAACGCCAGGGTAAAGCTCTTCTTAAGTCACTAGGT
Encoded proteins:
- the nadE gene encoding ammonia-dependent NAD(+) synthetase — its product is MIKKQDEIIHELKVKPEIDLEEEKRKRIDFLKAYTKKSGTKGYVLGISGGQDSSLLGKLIQLAMSELNEEESTDRYTFYAVRLPHGTQMDEDDAQLALDFIKPYNVKAVNIKPAVVASFEQFKEATGEEMSDFVKGNTKARERMKVQYDLAAHYSCLVAGTDHAAEAVTGFYTKFGDGACDVAPLFGLSKRQGKALLKSLGAPERLYTKKPTADLEDDQPLLPDEEALGITYEEIDDYLEGNDISSGSRENLEQRYDQTAHKRQLPVTVYDKWWQ